CGGAATGGTGTTCCTTAAGTGTGTTATGAGATTGCATGATATAACACATGAAATTATTGATTATATTAGCACACAAGTAACGTAAAGTCAAATCAAGCCAATAGACATCAAACAACAGACGCTGGCTGTGATCACAATGTCTTTTATAAAGTCAATACCTATATAAAATGCCATTCTATGTATTAAAAATTCAGTATAGAACCGCCTAAAAAAGTATATGTACAAACCAAACTCCGATTGATAAAAATAACGCACAACTCTACAGATAAAAAAGGTGGGAGTGGTCAAAGTGTCTGCCGTTGCATGATTGGGACAGTGCACAGCATAGCATTTTGATGAATACAAGAGAGAGAACCACATTACTTGGGACTTACGCGATCCTCTCGGATGATTTCACTAGCCAGATTATGAATCAGAAACGTCAATTAAGAGTAGCAACAACTTTTGCTTCTTTCTAAACTTTTTACATGCATCATCAAGACTCGGTTTACAGAATTTGACTTTTTATTATCAACAAGACCTGAGTGCGGTGTTTCCCTTCATCCCCTTTATGGCTCTTCACCTGTACCGGACCTCTTGATCCACTGCAATATCGCTTTTGCTTCCTTCACTGCACGTTGTGATCCTTGCTTTGCAAGCTTCGAAAATGTCGAGTATTTATCCTCCTCTTCTTTGATCAGCTTCAGCCTGGTCCTCTCTCTGTCTCTGTTACCCGTGTTCAGACCGCACATGCGAAAGAAAATCGATACACCATTCTCGCCACAACATCACAACACTTACACAAGGCTTAACCTCATTCGTTTCCAGCTCCTCGTCTCTGCACTGTCCTCACGTCCTGATTCTTTTCCTTCTTTTGTTTGCCTCTATGTTTATGTCAAATTACTGAATCAGAAAAGCCAGCGTCATTATCATCGATATCATCCTCTATATCCTCATCAACGTCATCAGTATCATCATCATCATCGTCTGCACTTTTACTATCATTACCACCTTCATCATCATCATCATTATCTGCATTTTCATTGTTTGCCTCCAAAATTCGTACACCACAGCCCTTAACCACCACCAAGGATGATTCATCATCCCTCACTGTGAACAGAAACGAAAGCTCGCTGAAAGTGGCGTCTTTGGCTTCAGGGAAATCCTGGCTTAGAGAGACAGAATCTTCAAATATATAAAGATGGTTTCGAGGTGAGTATAGATCTGACATGTAACGAAGCTCGGTTGATCCATATGGGAGAGTGAGGCCAGTCTGTTTACCTCTGACGCAACAAGACACATTAAGGGAACCAAGGAGTCCTGACAGTAAGATGCAAGCTTTGAATCTGAAGGATGAAGGAAGATGTCTTGGAGTCAGATCGATCGTTAGTGAACTAGAAATAGCTTGGTGAGTGAAATGTGCAGGCACTTCTTCACCCGGTAAGAGCGCATATTCGCAAGCTGATGTCTGGATGAGCTTTCTCGCTTTTTGATTCAGGTTGTAGCAGTCAGCAAAGTTGCGAATTGGATTTTGAAAAGAAGAGTCTATACTCTCCAAGTAGGCACACCCGCATGCATTTAGTGCTTCAAGGGAAGCTGGAAGCGGTGGCAGTGCTGTGAGCTTTGGACAAGCTGAGATATCAAGCTGACCTAGTCCGGAGAGACGTCTGATGCAATCTGGAATAGTGTTTAATTCAGGACCGATTAAACGTAATGATGAAAATGGAGGCGTAAGAACCTTCTCCGTTAGACATCTCGGTAAAATGTAGTGAATGTTTAAGTCTGATATGAGAAGCCACTGGTGACACCATTTATCAAACCCATCGATCGTTGCTTTAAAAAGTCCATCCACACCAAGCGCCTCAGCACCATTTTTACACAGTGCAATAGTCTTAAGTTTCTCCAACTTAGAAATGTTTGGAGATACAATTTCCAGCTTCCTGCATCCCATCATTTTTAGTTTCTCCAGACAATATAGATTCTCAATGCATGGAGGAATTTCCTCTATCCCTGTGTTGCTCAGATCCAACTCTACGATGCTGTAAGGAACATTTGGGAATTTCTTGAGGTCACTCAACCCTGACATATCCAATCTATAAAAGCTAGACCAAGTACGAACTGATAATGGCAATTCCAATGCTCCTATCCCAGAATAGCTCAGATCGAGTTCTTTCAAACTCGAGCAATCACTGAGTTTTTCCAAACTCGAGCAACCACCGATTTTTTCCAAACTCCCGCAAAAGCTGAGGTATAATTCCTCGAGATTGATTAACCTACCAATAGAAAAGGGGAGCTCTAACAAACTTCTGCAGTCATGGAGTTTTAGTATCTCGATACTGGTTGCTTTCGAGAGATCTGGAATCTCTTTCAGATAGTCAGAGTAGCTCAAATCCATCCGCTTGAGACATGGGAGAGGCTATACAAAAAAAAAAAGTTTTAGAGAAATGACTAACTGCGCTTTACACGCAATTATATATAATTAGAAAAAGGCCTACTATTTTTTACTTTGATTCCCTCCCAAAGTTTCTCAAATTTGTTGTTGGGCATGATTAGTTCAACAAGAAACTTTCCAGAGAACTTGGAAGGCCAAAATCTCAATGGACACTGCTTCCAATCTAGCAGTCTAAGTTTGTCGGGAAGACAGTTGAGGCCTTCGGGTAAGCATAAGATACAATCGACATCTAGAAACTGGAGATGGTTCATCCCTTGGAAAGCGCTTTCACTCATTTGGATTTCCTCTCCCTCTAATTCTCGGAGCTTTATGCCTAGAACCGTTCCAGTACCCTTTAAAAGATTATTCAAAAAGAAAAAAAAATCTCAGCTTAAAAAACAAAGAAAACAGAAGAAAAAAGGAACTTACAGTATTTTCTTCAAAAATTTCAGAAATCTCAGTGGCTTTCGTCAGGAACTGTCGCTTTCCAGGCTCGGCAGACTGTCCATAGACAATTTCTTCACCCATTTGTTGCAGTAAACTATGCATCCTTATTAATCTGTGCTCTACATATATAAGACTTCTGTAAGCTAAGGTTTGCAGCCCATGGATGACGTTTAAATCGCTTTTTTCAAGAATACTCTTGACCCTATCATCCTTGAAACCAACAAAGAAACATGCAATATGCAGGAAAAGTGCTTTTTCTTTAACACTTAAGACGTTGTAGCTCAATCTCAGAGTTGATTCAATTTCGCTGTCAAGGCTAGACCTGAGGCTTGGTAGTGCGTCTATCCACTCGTCCTTGGACATTCCTCGTAGATAGGACCCCATAACTCTCAAGCCTAGAGGAAGTTTACCCGCAAGTTTCGTAACTTCCCAAGCAAGACTTTCGAAACCATTATCTGGAAACTTTTGACCAAAGGCATATAGACAGAAGATCTGAAGAGCCTCATCTCCAATTGGAAGTTTCATCTCGTAGATTTGATTGGCCTCGAGTCCGAGTGTCTTGAAAAGTTTTCTATCTTCGGTTGTAATGATAATCATACTTCCGGGACCAAACCATGCTCTTTTTGCCATTTCCTCTAGTTGCCACCAGCTATCCACTTCATCAAGAACAACCAACACTTTTTTGTCACTCAGCTTTTGTGGTGCCCATCCCAAGTGACCAACCACAATATCCTTTTGGTTAAAAATTTGAGACAGCAACTTTCCCTGAAAACGCAACTTCAACTGATGATCGTTACCACAGGACCTCTCAAAACATCCTTTGATATTCTCCAAAAATGTGCTGAATGAAAATCCAGGAGATATTTGGTTATACAAAACTCTGGCGGCCGTCGTCTTACCAATCCCGGCAGTACCCCAAATCCCAATCACCTTAACTTCTTTTGTTTGTAGACTCAACATCGTTTTCATCTCCATGACACGATCTTCTATGCCAACAAAGTCATCGAAATCATTTGATGGTGTCAAAGGCAACACACCCATAATATTTGTGGCAAGTTCGTTGATCAAATCAGCTTCACTCTCCCTAACAAAAACAGAGGATATCCATTAGAACATACATCATGAAAAGAAGCTACACACAGCAAAAAAAGAAAGCCGTGGAAACATGGTTCTAGTATGGATAAATATTCATATTTAATCTTTCTTTCCTAAGCAAAACTAAATTAGTTGAGCATTCATTAAAAAGAAAACTAGTGAACGAACCAGTTGCTAGAGGCATAACCAGCTATACCCGCGACTTCCTTCAAAGCTTGCCTCCATTCATGTATCACCTCTTCAGTTTTCCCCACACAGGTCTCATCAAACACTTTTCCGAAATCTCCGATCTGCTTCCTAACATCAGATGGATCCACTTCGTAGAAAACAGTTATCACTCTTTTTTTATCATCTTCCCTGCACTTCATGATCTCTACTAACTCATCCAAACACCAGCTTGAAGAAGCGTAGTTACGGGAGAGCAAAACAATGGCGACCCTTGATTGTCTGATCGCTCCTACAAGGGTGGGACCGACAGATTTGCCTCGCTCCATCTCGTTATCAATGAACGGTTCGATCCCCTTGCTTTTGAACTCTTTCACAACGTGGCTAAGAAACCCTTTGCGCACGTCTTCTCCACGGAAGCTCAGGAAGACGTCATACAACGAACCGCAAGACACAGATGATGAAGAAGCCATGAATAACAAGCACGAAGGAATTCTGAAAAGAATGACAAAGTTTTTAGATTTGAAGAATAAATAATCAAAAAGAGACTTTGTAAATATGTGTGTGTTGCTCGTAGCCACATAAAAAAAAAGGTGAGAACGCGTAAAGGGATAAGGAAACAGTAAACTTCTGGGGGGTCCTCTTACAATTGACTTGTCAAGTGGAGAGGAAGTATCATGAACGCAAGAAACTTCTCAGCGTCCTCCTACAGTTGACTAGAAAAAGATACAAATACATTGACTTACAAGGAGAGACCAAGATTTGATATCATAATAGGCTAAGAGATTACCATATGAGTCCTCCTCCACACATCTTCTCAAGTTGGCCATTGTACACGTTGAATCTCGGCAAGAAACTTCTTCACAGTACTTGGCAGTCCAGAGCATGTGCACGGTTTTAGCTGAAATGAAATCACTGAATAGTTCTGAGCTAAAATCTCCAGAAAGCACAAGTCTTTTCACACACGGACAGTCATATCAATTTACATAGCACAAATGTACCACGAATTCACCATAAGAAAACTGAATCAAGCTAACAACCACGAGATCTATCACGCAATGCAGGTAAAAGTGGTAGTTCTAGTCTCATATCCAGTAACATTCATGAGCATCGATTATGAGAATCAATGTTGTTACCTGCACGAAGAGCTCAGGTTCATTCCCAAGAGGAAGAATATCCTAATTTCGATCCAAATTCCAGAGGTTCCAGCATCAATATCAAACCGTGGCTGTTCGGACTCCATGAGCTCAGTGGAGGGAGGCGAACGGTAGCGGATCTTATCGTTTCCGGTGCCGGAGGACGCCGAGGTCTGCGGCGGATCTTTTAACGGCTCCGGATCGAAAGAGTCGGGATAGTATCGCCGGTGAGAAAACTTCGATTTCAGCTTGTTGCTTCCTCCTCTGCCACGTCATTCCCGCTTTCGCTTCTGATTGGTTTAGAATAAAATAGATTTTTTCCCCGATCATTTATTTCCTATCGAAAACTAAAGTTTTCAAATATGTTTAAGCATAACTGTAGTGTGGTCAATGTTTAAGTTTTCACTTCTTTTTTTGTATAATGTTACTGTGTTCCTAAATTCGATCGTCCATACATTAGTGATTTACACTCTAGCAGCAGTGTTCTTTTGTTTGAAACTTAAGTTTACAAAATTATTAGCGGGATGGTCTTCCTAAAGTGTTTATGAGATTGCATTATATAACATATGAAATTATTGATTATATTAGCACACAAGTAACGTAAAGTCAAATCAAGCCAATAGACATTACACAACATATATACTGGCTGTGATCACAATGTATTTGATAAAGTCGATACCTATATTTTTTTATTTTTTTTGGAACACAATACCTATATAAAATGCCATTCTATGTATTAAAAAATCAGAGTATAGAACCGTCTAAAAATGGTCTATGTACACACCAAACTCCGATTGATAACAATAACGCACAACTCTATAGATATAAAAGGTGGGAGTGGTCAAAGTGTCTGCCGTTGCATGATTGGGACAATGCACAGCATAGCATTTTGATGAATACAAGAGAGAGAACCACATTACTTGGGACTTACGCGATCCTCTCGGATGGTTTCACTAGCCAGATTATGAATCAGAAACTTCAATGAAGAGTAGCAACACTCAGGCCCTCTTTAGGCACTTAACGTTCACAGAAAACTATACAACTTTTGCTTCTTTCTAAACTTTTTATATGCATCATCAAGACTCAGTTCGCAAAACTAATCTTTTTATTTAATCCTGTTGATCAGCGCGGGAATCAAACCTTCTGAAACCACTTTGCCCCTGTTCTCCGGTAGGCAACAGAGGTGGAAAACAGCATAAGAGGCGCTTATGGCGGCTGTGAAATGATCCTCTTTGATGACATGTACCAAAGCCTTGAGTGTCTCTGAGTTCCCGATGATGATCTTGTTAGAATCAAGCTTTGAAAGTAGCCATAACGCCTCTGCAGAGTTTCTTCGTGTCTTAGCTGTCCCCTTCTTCAAAGACTTTGTAAGCAGTGGGATCACGAGAGGGTGCTGAGCAACAGCTGTTTTGTTCTCCTCAAGACTCGAGATGTAGAGCAATGCGGTGATGATATCCTTCTGAAGGCCCGGGTACGTGTCAATGACCTCGCCCAAAGCAGAGAGCGGAGTGAGCAACCGTGTGATGGAATCAGGGATCTCAGTGACAAAGAAGGCCGGGACATTGGCAAATCTCTTGGTCTGACGGCGCAACTCGTTTGCAGCTTTTGTCTGATCTTCAACTGGGGAGGGAGAGGAGATCCGGTCAAGCAATAGGTCTATGTCATCGCTGAACAATCCAATGGGTGCATCAGATGCTTCTGGCCGATCGTACTTGTTGGCCTGACACCATTGCGCAATCAGCTCATCGACCAAATGGTTGGGTGACCACAAACGGTGGGAGAGGACTTCTTTGGTCTTGGGACATGTCTGTTTGTACATCAGCCACTGTTGGATGTATCTCTTTTCATAGGTCTGACAAAAACGGAAACAAAAGTGCAAATCATCAGCAACAAACACCAGACATATGTGTCTTCAATATCTTTGTATATGAGATATTGAAAGGCACCCATTTGGATACACAGTCCTCTATATGTATCTACTCCTATGACATAGCTCTGTATATGGTCATCATACACTCCATACGAATACAAACGTACACATTCATTGAGTTTCTTGGCAAATGTCAAACATAGCTTTGTTTCTTTTTGGATGATGCGAAACTATCCTTTTAAAAAAGGCAACATATACACAAATAGCACTTATAACAATTGAATACTGTATGTCGAAAGGTATATGCTCTATTAATATAAAGAAGGTACATGTA
The DNA window shown above is from Brassica oleracea var. oleracea cultivar TO1000 chromosome C3, BOL, whole genome shotgun sequence and carries:
- the LOC106334533 gene encoding putative U-box domain-containing protein 46 isoform X1, producing MEESTAESTAENADTLRMELKKTMTEILGDGGVSEDRGEADGSSRVLKAIDEAVRILNRLREVESKMAESADTSSSSPAASVLQVPKEFKCMLSRAIMSEPVVIASGQTYEKRYIQQWLMYKQTCPKTKEVLSHRLWSPNHLVDELIAQWCQANKYDRPEASDAPIGLFSDDIDLLLDRISSPSPVEDQTKAANELRRQTKRFANVPAFFVTEIPDSITRLLTPLSALGEVIDTYPGLQKDIITALLYISSLEENKTAVAQHPLVIPLLTKSLKKGTAKTRRNSAEALWLLSKLDSNKIIIGNSETLKALVHVIKEDHFTAAISASYAVFHLCCLPENRGKVVSEGLIPALINRIK
- the LOC106334533 gene encoding putative U-box domain-containing protein 46 isoform X2 → MEESTAESTAENADTLRMELKKTMTEILGDGGVSEDRGEADGSSRVLKAIDEAVRILNRLREVESKMAESADTSSSSPAASVLQVPKEFKCMLSRAIMSEPVVIASGQTYEKRYIQQWLMYKQTCPKTKEVLSHRLWSPNHLVDELIAQWCQANKYDRPEASDAPIGLFSDDIDLLLDRISSPSPVEDQTKAANELRRQTKRFANVPAFFVTEIPDSITRLLTPLSALGEVIDTYPGLQKDIITALLYISSLEENKTAVAQHPLVIPLLTKSLKKGTAKTRRNSAEALWLLSKLDSNKIIIGNSETLKALVHVIKEDHFTAAISASYAVFHLCCLPENRGKVVSEGLIPALINRIK
- the LOC106334528 gene encoding disease resistance protein TAO1-like encodes the protein MILPLHLTSQLIPSCLLFMASSSSVSCGSLYDVFLSFRGEDVRKGFLSHVVKEFKSKGIEPFIDNEMERGKSVGPTLVGAIRQSRVAIVLLSRNYASSSWCLDELVEIMKCREDDKKRVITVFYEVDPSDVRKQIGDFGKVFDETCVGKTEEVIHEWRQALKEVAGIAGYASSNWESEADLINELATNIMGVLPLTPSNDFDDFVGIEDRVMEMKTMLSLQTKEVKVIGIWGTAGIGKTTAARVLYNQISPGFSFSTFLENIKGCFERSCGNDHQLKLRFQGKLLSQIFNQKDIVVGHLGWAPQKLSDKKVLVVLDEVDSWWQLEEMAKRAWFGPGSMIIITTEDRKLFKTLGLEANQIYEMKLPIGDEALQIFCLYAFGQKFPDNGFESLAWEVTKLAGKLPLGLRVMGSYLRGMSKDEWIDALPSLRSSLDSEIESTLRLSYNVLSVKEKALFLHIACFFVGFKDDRVKSILEKSDLNVIHGLQTLAYRSLIYVEHRLIRMHSLLQQMGEEIVYGQSAEPGKRQFLTKATEISEIFEENTGTGTVLGIKLRELEGEEIQMSESAFQGMNHLQFLDVDCILCLPEGLNCLPDKLRLLDWKQCPLRFWPSKFSGKFLVELIMPNNKFEKLWEGIKPLPCLKRMDLSYSDYLKEIPDLSKATSIEILKLHDCRSLLELPFSIGRLINLEELYLSFCGSLEKIGGCSSLEKLSDCSSLKELDLSYSGIGALELPLSVRTWSSFYRLDMSGLSDLKKFPNVPYSIVELDLSNTGIEEIPPCIENLYCLEKLKMMGCRKLEIVSPNISKLEKLKTIALCKNGAEALGVDGLFKATIDGFDKWCHQWLLISDLNIHYILPRCLTEKVLTPPFSSLRLIGPELNTIPDCIRRLSGLGQLDISACPKLTALPPLPASLEALNACGCAYLESIDSSFQNPIRNFADCYNLNQKARKLIQTSACEYALLPGEEVPAHFTHQAISSSLTIDLTPRHLPSSFRFKACILLSGLLGSLNVSCCVRGKQTGLTLPYGSTELRYMSDLYSPRNHLYIFEDSVSLSQDFPEAKDATFSELSFLFTVRDDESSLVVVKGCGVRILEANNENADNDDDDEGGNDSKSADDDDDDTDDVDEDIEDDIDDNDAGFSDSVI